The Streptomyces sp. NBC_01276 genome contains the following window.
GGCAGTGGGGCGCGCTCGCCGGACTGGTCGCCGCGGTGGCCGTGACCCTCCAGCAGCGCCGGGCCGGGGCCGGCTTCGACGCGCTGATCATCGAGATCGGGTCGGCGGTCTTCTTCGCGGCCCTGGCGGCCATCGCCTTCGCCGATCCGGACTCCGGGGCGCACGCCTACTCCGCGGCCCTCTCCTCGGCCACCCTGGCCCTCATCGCCGGGGGCTCGCTGCTCGTGGGCAAGCCGTTCACCCTCGGCATCGCCAAGCGCACCACTCCCCGCGAGATCTGGGGCCTGAAGCCCTTCGTCCGGGTCAACACCGTCATCACCGGCGTGTGGACCGCCGCCTTCGCGGTCACGGCCGCCGCCCTCGCGGCCCTCGCCCACGCGGGCCAGGGACACTCGGCCTCCGCGACGCTGGTCCAGGCCGCCGGGTTCGTCGTCCCGATGCTCTTCACGGTCCGCTACGTCGCCGCCGTCCAGGCCAAGGCGAAGGGCGGAGAGCGATGAGCACCCCCCGCCACCTCGCCGGCAACTACGCCCCGGTCCGGGAGGAACTCACCTCCCACGACCTCACCGTCACCGGACGGCTCCCCGACGCGCTGACCGGCTGGTACCTGCGCAACGGGCCGAACCCGGCCGACGCCGCCTCCGCCCACTGGTTCTTCGGGGACGGCATGGTCCACGGAGTCCGGCTGGAGGGCGGTCGCGCCGTCTCGTACCGCAACCGCTGGGTGCGCACCAGCACCTTCACCGACGGCGCCCGCGGGTACGACGAGCGGGGTCGCCGCGACCTCACCGCGGGACCGGCCAACACCCATGTCGTGCGGCACGCCGGGCGCACCCTCGCCCTCGTCGAGACGGCCCTGCCGTACGAGCTCTCCCCCGGCCTGGACACCGTCGGCCCGTACGACTTCGGCGGGAGGCTGACCACCGCGATGACCGCGCACCCCAAGGCCTGCCCCGTCACCGGGGAGCTGCACTTCTTCGGCTACGGGATCACGGAGGCCCCGTACCTCACCTACCACCGGGCGGACGCCTCGGGCGAGTTGACGCTCAGCAGGCCGGTCGAGGTGCCCGGCCCGACGATGATGCACGACTTCGCCCTCACCGCCGGGCACGTGGTCTTCATGGACCTGCCCGTGGTGTTCGACCTCGGCCTCGTCGGCCAGGGGATGCCCTACCGCTGGGACGACGGCTACGGGGCGCGGCTGGGGCTGCTGCGCCGCGACGACCCGCACGGGCGGGTGCGGTGGTTCGACATCGACCCCTGCTACGTGTTCCACACGCTCAACGCGTACGACGCGCCGGACGGGACGGTCGTCGTGCACGGCATGCGCTACCCGGAGCTGGGGCGGCGCGCGGCGGACGGGTCCGTCGACGAGGACCAGCAGGCCGTGCTCTGGAAGTGGACGGCCGATCCGGCCACGGGGACCGTCCGGGAGGAGCAGTGCGACGACCGGCCCGGCGAGTTCCCCCGGGTGGACGACCGGCTGACCGGGCTGGACGCGGCGTTCGGCCACGTGACCTGCGGGAGCGCCCTGGTCCGCTACGACCTGCGGACCGGCGCCTCGGCCTCCCACGACTTCGGTCCGGGGCGCACGCCGGGCGAGGCCGCGTTCGCCCCGGCCGACGCGGACGGGGGCGGGCCGGGCTGGCTGATGACCTACGTCCACGACGCCCGCACCGACCGCAGCGACCTGGTCGTCCTGGACGCGGACGACCTCGCGGCACCGCCGGTCGCCACCGTCCACCTCCCGGCCCGCGTGCCGCACGGCTTCCACGGCAACTGGCTGGCCGACCCCGAGGGCTGAGACCCGGGGGCCGGGGCTCAGGGGAGGGCGCGGCGCAGGGAGGCCGGGGTGGTGAACAGGTGCGTGTGGAGGCCCTGGGCCCGGGCGGCGCGGAGGTTCTCCTCGCGGTCGTCCACGAAGAGGATCCGGCCGGGTTCGAGGCCGAGCGCGCACAGGGCCCAGGCGTAGGCCTCCGGTTCGGGTTTGGCGTGGCCGATCCGGCAGGAGAGGGCGCGGACCCGGAAGTGGCCGAGCCAGGGGTGGTGGCGCTCGTAGTGGGCGGCGAGGTCCTCGGGGATGTTCGACAGGAGCGCGATCGTCCGGCCGCTCGCGGCGAGTTCCCCGATCAGGTCCACCATCTCCTCGTCGACGGCGCTCCAGCTCGCGGTGTCGGCCTCGACCAGGGCGGCGGTGCGGCGCGCGTCGAAGCGGACGCCGAGGGCCCCGGCGACGGCGCGCCAGTACTCGGGGCCGGTGAGGTCTCCCCGGTCGTAGGGCGGGCGCAGGGACCAGTACGCGTCCCGGAACACCGGGGCGGGCACGCCGGCGGTGGCGACGAGCCGGGCCCACCCCTCGGGGGACTGGTGGCGGGCGATGACGCCGAAGAGGTCGAACAGCACCGTGTCGGGGGTCGCGGAAGTCGAGGGGCTCGCGGGAGTCGAGGGGCTCGCGGGAGTCGCCGGGTTCAGGGGAGTCGCCGGGTTCACGGGGTTCACGCCTTCCGTACGGTGACGCCCGCGGCCGTCAGCGCCCCGGTCTCCCCGTCCGGGGCGTCCTCGCCGGTCACGACGGCGTGCAGCCGGGACGCCGGGGTCACGTGGGCCAGGGCAGTACGGGAGAGCTTGGCGGGTTCGGCGACGGCGATGACGCGGCGGGACGACGCAATGGCCGCGCGCTTGACGGCGGCGTCGGCCAGGTCGTAGGCGGTCAGGCCGGCGGCGGCGGTCAGCCCGCAGCAGCCGATGATCGCGGTGTCGAAGCGCAGGGCGGCGAGGGAGGCCTCGGTCAGCGGGCCGGTCAGGGAGAGCTCCCCGCGGCGCGGCTGGCCGCCGGGCAGCAGCAGCGTCAACCGCGGGGCGTCCGCGAGGGCGTTGGCCGCGTGCAGGGACAGCGGCATCACGGTGAGGCGCCGGTGGTGCAGGGCGCGCGCCACCTCCAGGCAGGTGGTCCCGCTGTCCACGACGACCGATTCCCCGTCCGCGATCAGCGCGGCGGCCTCGGCCGCGATGCGCCGCTTGACCTCCAGGCCCTCCTGGGCGCGCAGGGCGAAGGGGGGTTCCTCGCCGCGCAGCAGCAGGCTGCGGGCGCCGCCGCGGTAGCGCTCCAGCACGCCCTGTTCGGCCAGGGCCTCCAGGTCTCGCCGGATCGTCATCTCGGAGGCGCCGGTGAGCTCGGCCAGCTCCAGGACGCTGCGGCTGCCGCTCTCGCGCACCGCGTCGGTGATCTGCCTCAGTCGGTCTGCACTCATATCCCCCATTCAACACCTCTGATGTTCGAAGAGCAAGATTCCGAACATGAATCATGTTTGTTATGTTCGAACGCATGGAGACTTCCCTGCGGAACGGGCGACGGGCCACCTTCGCCTTCTTCCTCCTCAACGGCTTCCTCATGGGCATGTGGATCGTTCACATCCCCGTCGTGGAACAGCGCACGGGCATCGGCCACGCGGAGCTCGGCAGGCTCCTCCTCCTCCTGGGCGCCGGGGCCTTCCTCGGCATGCGCCTGGCCGGGCCGCTCACCGACCGCCTCGGCGCCCGCAGGGTCCTCCCGGCGAGCGCGGCCCTGTGCGGCGCGGCCGTCGTCCTGCCGGGCCTGGCCGGCGGCGCCCCCGGCCTGGGTGCGGCCCTGCTGCTGCTCGGGATCGGCAACGGCACCCTGGACGTGAGCATGAACGCCCACGCCGTCGAGGTGGAGCGCGGCTACGGCAGGCCCCTCATGTCCGCCTTCCACGCCGCGTTCTCCGTCGGCGGGGTGCTCGCCGCGGTGGCGGGCGCCCTGGTGCTCGACCGGGGCTGGAGCCCGGCCGCCGTGCTGGGGGCCACCGCGGCCGGGAGCCTCGTCGTCACGGCGGGCGCCACCCGGCTCCTGCTGCCCCGCGCCCCCGCGGACACCCCCTCCGGCCCGGCCGGAGCCGGCCCGCTCTCCGGCGGTCCGGCCACCGGCGGTGCCGTCGCCACGGCCCGCCGCACCGCGTCCCCGCGCCGCATCCGGATCCTGGCCGGTCTCGCGTTCCTGCTCATGCTCTGCGAGGGAGTCGCCAACGACTGGAGCACCCCGCACCTGCGGGACGTCCTCGGCGCGCCCGCCGGCACCGCCGCCCTCGCCTACGGGGCCTTCGCCACCGCCATGACCGCCGGACGGATGCTCGCCGACCGGGTGTCGGGGCGCCTCGGCCCGGCGGCCGTCCTGCGCGCCGGCTCGGCCGTCGCCGCGGCGGGCCTGGCCCTGGCCGCGCTCGCCCCCGACGTCCCGGTGGCCCTGACCGGGTGGGCCGTGCTGGGCGCGGGCCTGTCCGGCTGCGTCCCCCAGCTCTTCAGTGCCGCGGGCCACGCCGACCCGGCCGCCGCCGGGGCCAACGTCGCCCGGGTCGCGGGCCTCGGCTACCTCGGGATGCTCGCCGGACCGGCGGTGATCGGCCCGCTGACCCACCTCGTCCCGCTCGGCCCCGCGCTGTTGCTGCCGGTCGCGCTGTGCCTGGTGGTCTGCGCCGCCTCCGGGGTCCTCGCGGGGGAGCACCCGTCGCGGACCCCCTGACCGGCGGCGGCCCCTGACCGGCGGCGGGCCCGCCCGGCGCGGTGCCGTCGTACGCCCCTGACCTCTCGGCATGCTGAAGGCATGGATCACAGCAGCTCCGAACGGCCGGAATCACCGACCCGGGACTACTCCGGGGCCGTCTACGGCTCGCTCCTCGCAGCCTCGGTCATCGCCACGGCGGGCACGCTGGGTCCCTTCCCCCGGCTCCAGCTCGTGGTCATGCTGCTCACCACCGGCCTGGTCTTCTGGGTCACGCACGTCTACGTCCGCGTCGTCGGCGACCGGCTGACCCATCAGGCGCTGTCGTGGGAGATGGTCCGCCGCGAGGGCCGCCGGGAATGGCCGATCGCCGGGGTCGCGATCCCGCCGGCCGTCGCCGTGCTGGTGGGCCCGGTCCTGGGACTCGGCCCCGAGGGCACCGGATGGCTCGCCCTCTGCGTCGCCCTCGGCGAGCAGATCGGCTGGGCCACCGTGGGCCTCGTCAGGATCGGCGCCCACGGCCGTCTGATCGCCTTCACCGCCGTGGTCAACCTCTTCATGGGGCTGCTCCTGGTGGCCGCGAAGGTCCTGGTCAAGCACTGAGGCCGGGAGCCGTACGGCTACGGGTTCTTCGCGCGGGGCTGGGTGTCCGGGATCCGCTGGGTGAAGAACAGGGCGACGACCGCGGCGAGGGCGAGGACGGCGAGCGCGGCGCGCAGGCCGTCGAGCCGCGCGGCGGCGTTCGTTTCGAGGACGGCCCCGGCCACTTCCGGGCTGAGGCCTGCCTGGTCGAGGGCGGTCTCCAGCTGCGCGTCCGACAGGAAGGGGACGCCGCTAGCCAGTTCGACGGAGGCCTGGCTCTTGACCTCGGTGGGGACCGCCGGGTTCTGCTGGACGCCGGCCAGGAACGAGCTCGTCATGACACCGATCAGGATCGACCCGGCTAGCGCCGTGCCGATGGAGGCACCGAGGTTGGTCACGGCGTTCTGGACGCCGCCGACCTCCGCGCTCTTCTCGTCCGGCACGGCGGACACCGTGACCGAGCCCAGCTGGGACGCCAGCGCGCCCATGCCGAGGCCGATCAGCAGCAGCGGGACCGTGACGACCTCCGCCCCCGCGTCCGCGTCGAGCGCGGCCATCAGGACCACCGCGCCCGCGAGCAGCGAGAGGGTCCCGAGCCGCACCACCCGGCGCGGTGAGATGTCCGGGAGCAGCTTCGGGATCAGGATCGCGGCGGCCAGCAGCGTCAGCGAGAGGGGCAGGATGCGGGCGCCGGTCTGGAGCGCGGACAGGCCGAGGGCGACCGACAGGTAGAGGGGTACGACGAAGAACACGCCCATCTGCACGAGGTACTGGAAGAAGAACATCGTCAGACCGCCCGTGAGCTGGCGGTTGCGCAGCAGCTCCGGTTCCACCAGCGGCTCCTTGTGCCGCTTGACCATGCCGCCCTCCCAGCGCAGGAAGAGCCAGACCAGGAACAGGCCGGCCAGCATCATCCACACGACCATCGAGACACCGAGCCAGGAGGGGGCGTCGGGCTTCGGCCGGAACCATCCCCACTCGTCCGAGCGCAGGACTCCGTAGACGAAGATCCCGAGACCGAGGGCGCAGATCACGCTGCCGACGAGGTCGAAGCGGGGGCGGGTGCCGGCCGGGGCGTCCGCGATGCGCCGGGCGAGCACCAGGATGGCGAGCACGATGGCGACCTCGCCGGCGAAGACCCAGCGCCAGGAGAAGTACGTCGTGGCGACGCCGCCGATGAGCGGTCCGACCGCGATCGCCACGGCTCCCGCGGCCGTCACGAGCCCGTAGGCGGCGGCCCGGCGTTCCACGCCGAAGTTGCCGGCCACCAGGGCGACGATCGCGGGCAGGATCAGCGCCGCTCCCACGCCCTCCAGGAACGACCAGCCGATCAGGAGGACGGTCAGGTTCGGGGCGAGCGCGGTGGTCAGGGAGCCGCAGCCGTAGATGACGCAGCCGATCAGGAACGCGCGCTTGCGGCCGATGATCGCGCCGACCTTGCCGCCGGGGATCATGAACATGGCCATCACGAGGGTGTAGGCCGTGATCGCGCCCTGGATCCCGGTCACGGTGGTGCCGACGTCCGCCGCCACCGTCGCGATCGAGACGTTCATGACGGAGCTGTCGAGCGCCATCAGGAACTGTCCCGCCGCGAGCGTGATCAGGACCACCCGCCCCGTGGTCGTGGTCTTCGGAGTACCCGCCGCGGTTCCCATGGCCGGATCGTCCCAGGGGCTCCGCAGGACGGCACCCCGACCC
Protein-coding sequences here:
- a CDS encoding carotenoid oxygenase family protein, which produces MSTPRHLAGNYAPVREELTSHDLTVTGRLPDALTGWYLRNGPNPADAASAHWFFGDGMVHGVRLEGGRAVSYRNRWVRTSTFTDGARGYDERGRRDLTAGPANTHVVRHAGRTLALVETALPYELSPGLDTVGPYDFGGRLTTAMTAHPKACPVTGELHFFGYGITEAPYLTYHRADASGELTLSRPVEVPGPTMMHDFALTAGHVVFMDLPVVFDLGLVGQGMPYRWDDGYGARLGLLRRDDPHGRVRWFDIDPCYVFHTLNAYDAPDGTVVVHGMRYPELGRRAADGSVDEDQQAVLWKWTADPATGTVREEQCDDRPGEFPRVDDRLTGLDAAFGHVTCGSALVRYDLRTGASASHDFGPGRTPGEAAFAPADADGGGPGWLMTYVHDARTDRSDLVVLDADDLAAPPVATVHLPARVPHGFHGNWLADPEG
- a CDS encoding HAD family hydrolase; this translates as MNPATPLNPATPASPSTPASPSTSATPDTVLFDLFGVIARHQSPEGWARLVATAGVPAPVFRDAYWSLRPPYDRGDLTGPEYWRAVAGALGVRFDARRTAALVEADTASWSAVDEEMVDLIGELAASGRTIALLSNIPEDLAAHYERHHPWLGHFRVRALSCRIGHAKPEPEAYAWALCALGLEPGRILFVDDREENLRAARAQGLHTHLFTTPASLRRALP
- a CDS encoding DeoR/GlpR family DNA-binding transcription regulator, which produces MSADRLRQITDAVRESGSRSVLELAELTGASEMTIRRDLEALAEQGVLERYRGGARSLLLRGEEPPFALRAQEGLEVKRRIAAEAAALIADGESVVVDSGTTCLEVARALHHRRLTVMPLSLHAANALADAPRLTLLLPGGQPRRGELSLTGPLTEASLAALRFDTAIIGCCGLTAAAGLTAYDLADAAVKRAAIASSRRVIAVAEPAKLSRTALAHVTPASRLHAVVTGEDAPDGETGALTAAGVTVRKA
- a CDS encoding MFS transporter, giving the protein METSLRNGRRATFAFFLLNGFLMGMWIVHIPVVEQRTGIGHAELGRLLLLLGAGAFLGMRLAGPLTDRLGARRVLPASAALCGAAVVLPGLAGGAPGLGAALLLLGIGNGTLDVSMNAHAVEVERGYGRPLMSAFHAAFSVGGVLAAVAGALVLDRGWSPAAVLGATAAGSLVVTAGATRLLLPRAPADTPSGPAGAGPLSGGPATGGAVATARRTASPRRIRILAGLAFLLMLCEGVANDWSTPHLRDVLGAPAGTAALAYGAFATAMTAGRMLADRVSGRLGPAAVLRAGSAVAAAGLALAALAPDVPVALTGWAVLGAGLSGCVPQLFSAAGHADPAAAGANVARVAGLGYLGMLAGPAVIGPLTHLVPLGPALLLPVALCLVVCAASGVLAGEHPSRTP
- a CDS encoding MFS transporter is translated as MGTAAGTPKTTTTGRVVLITLAAGQFLMALDSSVMNVSIATVAADVGTTVTGIQGAITAYTLVMAMFMIPGGKVGAIIGRKRAFLIGCVIYGCGSLTTALAPNLTVLLIGWSFLEGVGAALILPAIVALVAGNFGVERRAAAYGLVTAAGAVAIAVGPLIGGVATTYFSWRWVFAGEVAIVLAILVLARRIADAPAGTRPRFDLVGSVICALGLGIFVYGVLRSDEWGWFRPKPDAPSWLGVSMVVWMMLAGLFLVWLFLRWEGGMVKRHKEPLVEPELLRNRQLTGGLTMFFFQYLVQMGVFFVVPLYLSVALGLSALQTGARILPLSLTLLAAAILIPKLLPDISPRRVVRLGTLSLLAGAVVLMAALDADAGAEVVTVPLLLIGLGMGALASQLGSVTVSAVPDEKSAEVGGVQNAVTNLGASIGTALAGSILIGVMTSSFLAGVQQNPAVPTEVKSQASVELASGVPFLSDAQLETALDQAGLSPEVAGAVLETNAAARLDGLRAALAVLALAAVVALFFTQRIPDTQPRAKNP